In the genome of Candidatus Desulfatibia profunda, one region contains:
- a CDS encoding class I SAM-dependent methyltransferase — protein sequence MSKFEESRWADSEFSQNYRDEADIYLPFRHQFIEVTKSLYAHFINADIEVRILDLGCGDGLFIQKLLKSFSPASVTLVDGSAEMLEAAKKRLGNNANLNFIKASFQDLLSGGVLNESFDFIYSSLAIHHLPFKEKKHLYTYIHKLLSPGGCFVHYDVVVPPSREIEKWYLSLWRQWIEEHPDKGASKALLNIPEQYKENPDNTPDTLKSQLEALEEIGFKEVDCYFKYGNFSLFGGIK from the coding sequence ATGTCAAAATTTGAAGAATCACGATGGGCAGATAGTGAATTTTCCCAAAACTACAGAGATGAGGCTGATATTTATCTGCCATTCCGTCACCAATTTATTGAAGTCACAAAATCACTCTATGCGCATTTCATTAATGCAGATATTGAAGTGAGAATCCTAGACCTCGGCTGTGGGGATGGTCTATTTATACAAAAATTATTGAAATCATTCTCTCCGGCAAGTGTAACACTTGTAGACGGCTCGGCAGAAATGTTGGAAGCAGCAAAAAAACGTTTGGGGAACAATGCAAATCTCAATTTCATTAAGGCAAGTTTTCAAGACTTACTTTCAGGGGGGGTGCTGAACGAGAGTTTTGATTTTATATATTCTTCACTTGCTATTCATCATCTGCCATTTAAAGAAAAGAAACATTTATATACCTACATTCATAAACTCCTATCTCCAGGTGGATGCTTCGTCCATTATGATGTTGTTGTTCCTCCATCGAGGGAAATAGAAAAGTGGTATTTGTCACTCTGGAGACAATGGATCGAAGAGCATCCAGATAAAGGAGCAAGTAAAGCGTTGCTAAACATTCCTGAACAATACAAAGAAAACCCAGATAACACACCTGATACATTGAAATCGCAGTTGGAAGCTCTAGAAGAAATTGGATTTAAAGAAGTTGATTGCTATTTTAAATATGGAAATTTTTCATTATTTGGGGGCATTAAATAG
- a CDS encoding DUF4935 domain-containing protein, protein MVRRLRVVLDSSVLCSDLHLEGHSFRIFFDGVKNTDLGLFVPGIVIDEVVNHFREKVVKNAGRIKASERNIAKLFKRPIFPIINDKQIDEECKRYRRTLIGKLQGVNSKILPYPDVSHEEVVIRKLSSRKPFRDSGIGYRDFLIWSCILDLALQSGPEILFISANTRDFGNGSLLHPDLYADLESRQIDSSLISIMESIDTFNSKYIIPNLESLYSLKVQIQEGKVPELQLHDWVKSEIMGVLSDEDLMYGAFGVDSEEFKFLIESNLEFASPRIKSVRSLSSGNIVLTAETRANGDFSLSSDWEVYRVNNDIREFWDSHANEVNSPFMRKRTSFVIEFSLVLEPQNYDVVSAEIDGIKGEHWARSRILISKD, encoded by the coding sequence ATGGTGAGAAGATTACGTGTAGTGTTAGATTCAAGCGTACTGTGTTCGGACCTTCATCTTGAAGGGCATTCTTTTCGTATCTTTTTCGATGGCGTAAAAAATACAGATCTTGGGCTTTTTGTCCCTGGAATTGTGATTGATGAAGTTGTAAACCATTTTCGTGAGAAGGTTGTCAAAAACGCTGGCAGAATAAAGGCATCCGAACGAAACATCGCAAAATTGTTTAAAAGACCAATTTTTCCAATTATCAATGACAAACAAATTGATGAGGAGTGCAAACGATATCGGCGAACACTGATTGGAAAACTACAAGGAGTTAATTCAAAAATATTGCCCTATCCCGATGTATCTCACGAGGAGGTAGTCATTCGTAAACTCTCAAGCCGAAAGCCGTTCAGAGATAGTGGTATAGGATACAGGGACTTCTTGATATGGTCTTGCATCTTAGATCTCGCACTTCAGTCTGGACCTGAAATCCTATTCATATCAGCAAATACCCGAGATTTTGGAAATGGATCACTTCTGCACCCTGATTTATATGCAGACCTTGAATCAAGGCAAATTGATTCTTCTTTAATCTCAATAATGGAATCTATTGATACATTTAATTCGAAATACATTATTCCAAATTTGGAGTCACTATATAGTTTAAAAGTACAGATTCAAGAGGGCAAAGTTCCTGAGTTACAGCTTCATGATTGGGTGAAGTCAGAGATAATGGGAGTTCTGTCTGATGAAGATTTGATGTACGGAGCGTTTGGCGTCGACTCTGAAGAATTTAAGTTCTTAATCGAAAGTAATTTAGAATTCGCAAGCCCACGAATTAAATCCGTCAGGTCGCTATCTTCAGGTAATATTGTCTTAACAGCTGAAACTAGGGCAAACGGAGATTTCTCGCTGTCCTCGGACTGGGAAGTATATCGTGTTAACAATGATATTCGTGAGTTTTGGGATAGTCATGCAAATGAGGTAAACTCGCCATTCATGCGAAAAAGAACTTCCTTTGTAATAGAATTTTCTTTAGTTCTTGAACCACAAAACTATGATGTTGTTTCAGCTGAGATTGACGGAATCAAGGGAGAGCATTGGGCCAGATCCCGCATACTCATATCGAAAGACTGA
- the typA gene encoding translational GTPase TypA has product MPATSQQNKQLRNIAIIAHVDHGKTTLVDAMFRQSGLFRDSQVLDDRLMDTMDLERERGITIAAKNCSVMWKGVRINIIDTPGHVDFGGEVERALSMADGAILLVDASEGPLPQTRFVLKKALAARLKIVVVINKIDRQDARANEVLDEIYDLLIDLDATDEQIDFPLVYAIGREGIAVKQPDEEGRNLDLLFDTIIKEIPGPAYDPGAPFQMRVSDLSYSDYLGRLAVGKIFNGSAHARDSLVCIGENGQNIPLKVSKLQIFKGMALIDVDEVQPGDIVVIAGIEHVKIGDTICHHQHPKALPRIRVDEPTVSMKFAVNTSPFGGQEGKYVQSSRLRERLVKETLLNVAIQMAETGDRDSFLVKGRGEFQLAILIETMRREGFEFCVGQPEVIFRYENGKQLEPMEKLFVDCGESFLGIVLEKLSLRKGKMINLVNNGSGRVRIQFSAPSRALIGYRDEFLTDTRGTGILNALFDGYGEYRGDCSSRFTGSIVADRTGTAVPYALFNLEPRGRLFIAPGDPTYEGMIIGEHNRSQDINVNPCKEKKLSNMRAANKDENVIFSPIKPVTLEFAISFIRADELVEVTPRSLRMRKAVLSASKRHTSNSARNK; this is encoded by the coding sequence ATGCCAGCAACATCTCAACAAAACAAGCAGTTGAGAAATATTGCCATTATTGCCCATGTCGATCATGGCAAAACAACGCTTGTGGACGCCATGTTTCGTCAAAGCGGCCTTTTCAGAGACAGCCAGGTTCTGGACGACAGACTCATGGATACCATGGATCTCGAGCGCGAACGCGGCATCACGATCGCGGCCAAAAACTGTTCGGTCATGTGGAAGGGTGTACGCATCAACATCATCGACACTCCCGGTCATGTCGATTTCGGCGGTGAGGTTGAACGTGCCCTTTCCATGGCGGACGGCGCCATTCTGCTGGTCGACGCGTCGGAAGGGCCCCTGCCGCAGACCCGGTTCGTCCTCAAGAAAGCCCTGGCGGCAAGGCTGAAGATCGTGGTTGTCATCAACAAGATCGATCGCCAGGATGCCCGCGCAAATGAGGTTCTCGACGAGATCTACGATCTCCTCATCGATCTGGACGCCACGGATGAACAGATCGACTTCCCGCTCGTTTATGCCATTGGCCGTGAGGGCATCGCAGTCAAACAGCCGGATGAGGAAGGTCGGAATCTGGACCTTTTGTTTGACACCATTATCAAGGAAATACCCGGTCCCGCTTACGACCCCGGAGCACCGTTTCAAATGCGCGTCTCCGATCTCAGTTATTCTGATTACCTGGGGAGGCTCGCAGTGGGCAAAATATTCAATGGAAGCGCGCACGCACGCGACAGCCTGGTATGTATCGGGGAGAATGGGCAGAATATCCCGTTAAAGGTCTCCAAGCTCCAGATCTTTAAAGGAATGGCACTGATTGATGTGGATGAAGTCCAACCCGGCGATATTGTCGTCATCGCCGGCATCGAACATGTCAAAATCGGTGACACCATCTGCCATCACCAGCACCCCAAAGCACTACCCAGGATCCGGGTCGATGAGCCGACGGTTTCCATGAAGTTTGCGGTCAACACTTCGCCATTTGGCGGCCAGGAAGGCAAATATGTCCAGTCAAGCCGTCTGCGTGAACGGCTGGTAAAGGAAACGCTTCTCAACGTGGCGATCCAGATGGCTGAAACCGGTGACCGTGACAGCTTTCTGGTCAAAGGGAGGGGGGAGTTTCAGCTTGCGATTTTGATTGAAACCATGCGGCGCGAAGGCTTTGAATTCTGCGTGGGACAGCCGGAGGTCATCTTCCGGTATGAGAATGGAAAACAGCTGGAGCCCATGGAAAAACTGTTCGTGGATTGCGGAGAATCGTTCCTCGGCATCGTGTTGGAAAAGCTCTCCTTGCGCAAAGGCAAAATGATCAACCTGGTAAATAACGGCAGCGGTCGAGTACGCATTCAATTTTCGGCCCCATCGAGGGCCTTGATCGGCTACCGGGATGAGTTTCTCACCGATACCCGTGGCACAGGTATCCTGAACGCTCTTTTTGACGGATACGGCGAATACAGGGGAGACTGCTCCAGCCGTTTCACCGGGTCCATTGTTGCTGACCGAACCGGGACGGCGGTACCCTATGCCCTGTTCAATCTCGAGCCCCGGGGGCGACTCTTCATCGCACCGGGAGACCCGACCTACGAGGGGATGATCATCGGTGAGCACAACCGCAGTCAGGACATCAACGTCAACCCCTGCAAGGAAAAAAAGCTTAGCAACATGCGTGCCGCCAACAAGGATGAAAACGTTATCTTTTCCCCCATCAAGCCGGTCACACTCGAATTTGCCATCAGCTTCATTCGTGCAGACGAACTGGTAGAAGTGACCCCCCGCTCGTTGCGTATGCGCAAAGCCGTTCTTTCAGCCTCAAAGCGTCATACCTCGAACTCGGCCAGAAACAAGTGA
- a CDS encoding methylenetetrahydrofolate reductase, protein MKSGSNLEKVLRAGHFAFTGELGPPRGTDGEEVREKTKFLKGNVDAVNITDNQTAVVRLASWAACLILIQEGLEPNFQMVCRDRNRLAMQADILGVYCHGVRNMLCLSGDHCMFGDHPDAMGVFDIDSIQLINMVKTMRDEGKFQGGADVHHPPKIFIGAAVNPFADPFDWRVHRLAKKIEAGVDFIQTQCIYNMDKFRKFIQQANDMGLTEKVFILAGVTPMKNIGMARYMQKKVPGIEVPEELIDRLKGVDKKNVANEGIKIACEQIEEFKEMKGVHGVHMMAIEWEHMVPEIAERAKVLPRPVMK, encoded by the coding sequence ATGAAGTCAGGAAGCAATTTGGAGAAGGTTTTGCGGGCAGGTCATTTTGCCTTTACCGGTGAGCTGGGGCCCCCGCGGGGCACCGACGGCGAAGAGGTGCGTGAAAAGACCAAATTCTTGAAGGGGAATGTGGACGCGGTCAATATCACCGATAACCAGACCGCCGTTGTCCGTTTGGCAAGCTGGGCTGCCTGTCTGATATTGATCCAGGAGGGTCTGGAGCCCAATTTTCAGATGGTGTGCCGGGACCGCAACCGTCTGGCCATGCAGGCCGATATTTTGGGGGTCTATTGTCACGGTGTGAGGAACATGCTGTGTCTTTCAGGAGACCACTGTATGTTTGGCGACCATCCGGACGCCATGGGCGTTTTCGATATCGATTCCATACAGCTGATCAACATGGTCAAGACCATGCGGGATGAAGGCAAGTTCCAGGGCGGTGCGGACGTTCATCATCCGCCTAAAATCTTTATCGGTGCGGCCGTCAATCCGTTTGCGGACCCGTTTGACTGGCGGGTACATCGACTGGCCAAAAAGATCGAGGCCGGCGTCGATTTTATCCAGACCCAGTGTATCTACAACATGGACAAATTTAGGAAGTTTATCCAGCAGGCCAATGACATGGGTTTGACCGAGAAGGTTTTTATTTTAGCCGGCGTGACCCCCATGAAGAACATAGGCATGGCCCGGTACATGCAGAAGAAGGTGCCGGGGATCGAGGTTCCGGAAGAACTTATCGACCGTCTGAAGGGGGTTGACAAGAAAAACGTGGCCAATGAGGGCATCAAGATCGCCTGTGAGCAGATCGAGGAATTCAAGGAAATGAAGGGCGTCCACGGGGTGCACATGATGGCCATCGAGTGGGAACACATGGTTCCCGAGATCGCCGAGCGCGCCAAGGTTTTGCCGCGCCCCGTGATGAAATAA
- a CDS encoding methylenetetrahydrofolate reductase C-terminal domain-containing protein, whose product MIVAERKPFEEIKAMLKGYKKVLNVGCGTCVAVCLTGGEKEVAVLNAELDMARKLENDPIELGAYTVERQCDREYMEVLDDMVGEYDALLSMACGAGIQFLAERYPAKVVLPAVDTTFIGVNQDVGWYEERCRSCSSCVLGWTGGICPVTMCAKGLYNGPCGGTDKGKCEISQEQPCAWFMIFERLVLQDRLDLIKEYKPIVPWKNQKPRSLLQPGYKKPEKAE is encoded by the coding sequence ATGATAGTTGCCGAGCGAAAGCCCTTTGAGGAAATCAAAGCGATGCTCAAGGGTTACAAGAAGGTGTTGAACGTGGGTTGCGGGACCTGCGTGGCGGTTTGTCTGACCGGCGGTGAGAAGGAGGTCGCGGTATTGAACGCCGAGCTGGACATGGCCCGCAAGCTGGAGAATGATCCCATCGAGTTGGGAGCATACACGGTGGAGCGACAGTGCGACCGCGAGTATATGGAAGTGCTGGATGACATGGTGGGGGAGTATGACGCCCTTTTGTCGATGGCCTGCGGCGCCGGGATTCAGTTTTTGGCGGAGCGCTACCCGGCCAAGGTGGTGTTGCCGGCGGTGGACACGACCTTTATCGGCGTCAACCAGGATGTGGGCTGGTACGAGGAGCGTTGCCGTTCGTGCAGCAGTTGCGTGCTGGGCTGGACCGGCGGCATCTGTCCGGTGACGATGTGTGCCAAGGGACTTTATAACGGGCCCTGCGGCGGGACCGACAAAGGCAAATGTGAGATCAGCCAGGAGCAGCCCTGCGCCTGGTTCATGATTTTCGAGCGTCTGGTCCTGCAGGACCGTTTGGATTTGATCAAAGAATACAAGCCGATAGTGCCGTGGAAGAACCAGAAGCCGCGGTCTTTGCTGCAGCCGGGCTACAAGAAGCCGGAAAAGGCCGAGTAA
- a CDS encoding (Fe-S)-binding protein produces MAEEAIKLGGKKKSIFLDKVKELLPDGGNLNLCLTCGACSSGCPATGLENMDPRKFLRMAALGMDEEITSTPWVWMCTMCQRCIYVCPMKIDIPQLVYNARASWPRAERPKGILGSCDMALRNDSCSAMGTSEEDFVFVVEDVLEEYREAQPEFAEMEAPIDKQGAEFFLNQNSREPVTEPDEMVPLWKILYLAGADWTYGSKGWGGENYCMFLADNDAWEHITRTTAKQADDLGCKTYLHTEUGHVTFSVRAGLKKFNIEHKFEVKNIYEYYAKWIREGKLKVNSDWNKDLKIKFTVQDPCQIVRKSFGDPIAEDLRFIVKSVVGEENFVEMYPNRSNNYCCGGGGGFLQSGYVEQRREYGKLKANQILETKADYCIAPCHNCHAQIHDLSDINNHAWQTVHLWTLICLSLGILGPNEREYLGDDLKDVLVFHAETAM; encoded by the coding sequence ATGGCTGAAGAAGCAATCAAACTTGGAGGCAAAAAGAAAAGCATTTTTCTGGACAAGGTAAAGGAACTCCTTCCGGATGGCGGGAATCTGAACCTTTGTTTAACCTGCGGAGCGTGCTCATCGGGTTGTCCTGCCACGGGTCTGGAAAATATGGATCCCAGAAAGTTTCTGCGGATGGCAGCCCTGGGTATGGACGAAGAGATCACCAGTACGCCCTGGGTGTGGATGTGCACCATGTGTCAGCGCTGCATTTATGTCTGTCCCATGAAGATCGACATTCCCCAGCTGGTCTATAATGCCCGGGCAAGCTGGCCCCGGGCAGAGCGGCCCAAGGGTATCCTCGGATCATGTGACATGGCCTTGAGAAATGACAGTTGCAGCGCCATGGGGACATCTGAAGAAGATTTTGTATTTGTTGTCGAGGACGTGCTCGAGGAATACCGGGAAGCGCAGCCGGAGTTTGCGGAGATGGAGGCACCCATCGACAAACAGGGGGCTGAATTCTTTTTAAACCAGAATTCCCGCGAACCGGTGACCGAGCCGGATGAGATGGTGCCGCTGTGGAAGATTCTGTACCTGGCCGGGGCGGACTGGACTTACGGGAGCAAAGGTTGGGGCGGAGAAAATTACTGCATGTTCCTGGCCGACAACGACGCCTGGGAACATATTACCCGAACCACGGCCAAACAGGCCGACGACCTTGGATGTAAAACCTATCTCCATACCGAGTGAGGGCACGTAACTTTCTCAGTCCGGGCCGGACTGAAAAAATTCAACATTGAGCATAAGTTTGAGGTGAAGAACATCTACGAATATTATGCAAAATGGATTCGGGAAGGAAAACTGAAGGTCAATTCCGACTGGAACAAAGATTTGAAGATAAAGTTTACGGTTCAGGATCCGTGCCAGATCGTGCGCAAAAGTTTTGGAGATCCGATTGCAGAAGATCTGAGGTTTATAGTCAAGTCGGTCGTGGGTGAAGAAAATTTTGTCGAGATGTACCCCAACCGGTCGAACAATTACTGCTGCGGCGGCGGCGGCGGTTTTCTCCAGTCAGGATATGTCGAACAGCGCCGGGAGTACGGCAAACTAAAAGCAAACCAGATCCTGGAAACAAAGGCCGATTATTGTATTGCTCCGTGCCACAACTGCCATGCCCAGATTCATGATCTTAGCGACATAAACAATCACGCCTGGCAGACGGTTCACCTGTGGACTTTAATATGCCTTTCCCTGGGAATTCTCGGGCCTAACGAGCGTGAATACCTGGGGGATGATCTTAAAGACGTTCTGGTCTTTCATGCTGAGACGGCGATGTAG
- a CDS encoding hydrogenase iron-sulfur subunit → MADFEPTIIAFCCDYUGYSAADLAGSMRIDYPANIKIIRVPCTGKVDVMHLLRSIQKGADGAYVVGCLEGTCHYNEGNFRARERVEHVRRLLEEVGIEGDRVRMYNLSSGEGPTFAAFAREMTDHIRSLGPNPLNKLAKA, encoded by the coding sequence ATGGCCGATTTTGAACCGACGATTATCGCGTTTTGCTGTGATTATTGAGGGTATTCAGCCGCGGACCTGGCAGGTTCCATGCGAATCGATTACCCAGCAAACATTAAAATCATACGGGTTCCCTGCACCGGAAAGGTGGATGTGATGCATCTTTTGAGGTCGATCCAGAAGGGTGCCGACGGCGCATATGTTGTCGGCTGCCTGGAAGGGACCTGTCACTACAATGAAGGCAATTTCAGAGCCCGCGAGCGTGTAGAACATGTTCGCAGACTGCTCGAGGAAGTAGGTATTGAAGGCGACAGGGTAAGGATGTATAATCTATCTTCAGGCGAGGGCCCCACCTTTGCAGCGTTTGCAAGGGAAATGACCGATCATATCAGGTCTCTTGGACCAAACCCTCTAAATAAATTGGCAAAGGCCTAA
- a CDS encoding CoB--CoM heterodisulfide reductase iron-sulfur subunit A family protein has protein sequence MTDKSGSVMIVGAGIAGMQASLDLANSDYKVYLVDKSPTIGGMMARLDKTFPTNDCTMUIISPKLVEVGRHTNIDLITNSEVESVEGEPGNFEVTLANYPRYVDPVKCTGCGECARHCPVAAVNAINKGFDDRRAAYIEYPQAVPLAYAIDAEACIGCGLCENMCIAKAIKYDDTKRETKIKVGSVVLAAGSQGYDPSGLDYLGYGKYPNVVTSEGFERILSAGGPYFGHVMRPLDREEPKSIAWLQCIGSRDTNRCGNGYCSSVCCMYAVKEAMIAKEHIHGELDCAIFNMDMRTAGKDYEKYFLRARDNEGIRFVKARVHTITEIPETGDLILKYTDEAGAMQEEIFSMVVLSVGLQIPDSSADLAKRLGVELNRYNFVETSPFAPVATSRPGIYTCGVFQGPKDIPGSVTEASAAACMAGSHVAEARGKDITTVEIPAEIDVTQQEPRIGVFVCNCGINIGGIVDVTAVQNYAATLPHVVFSDQNLFTCSQDTQEQIKEKIVEHKLNRVVVASCSPKTHEQMFMETLEACGINKYLFEMANIRNQNSWIHSKTPEAATQKAKDLVRMSVARAARLRTLREKIVPIIKQALVIGGGVAGMNASLSLAEQGFEVVLLEKEAQLGGFSRKLHHTIEGEDVRAYLEKLIEEVTNNAKIKVLKEARIVGFEGFKGNFATEVEVGPEKNKQTVKHGIIIVATGAKEYSPTEYLYPDNDRVVTQVELSDLLEEKGTADLDSVVMIQCVGSRNDENVECSRICCQSAVKNALHIKRLNPDAQVYVLYRDIRTYGLLEDFYTEARNKGVIFIRFDREAPPDVKTSSGGDLLVTVKDHILQQDVEIRADLLALSAGMVAEDTEELSYIMKLNRNPDGYFIEAHVKLRPVDMPGEGIFLCGSAHGPKLISEAISQAQAAASRAMTLLAKSEIKLSAITAKVDTDHCVRCLTCVRMCPFDVPVFNEKEKVIEINEAICHGCGVCACVCPRQTIQLSYYEDDQILSKIDALLAEGM, from the coding sequence ATGACGGATAAAAGCGGATCGGTTATGATTGTGGGTGCCGGAATTGCAGGTATGCAGGCCTCGCTGGATCTGGCCAATTCAGATTACAAGGTTTATCTGGTTGACAAATCACCGACCATCGGCGGAATGATGGCTCGGCTCGACAAAACCTTTCCGACCAATGATTGCACCATGTGAATCATCTCACCCAAACTGGTCGAGGTCGGCCGGCATACGAACATTGACTTGATCACCAACAGTGAAGTCGAGAGTGTTGAGGGTGAACCCGGAAACTTTGAAGTAACGCTGGCCAATTATCCACGTTACGTTGATCCGGTAAAATGTACCGGTTGCGGCGAATGTGCCAGGCATTGCCCGGTGGCCGCGGTGAATGCGATTAACAAGGGCTTTGATGATAGAAGGGCCGCTTACATTGAATACCCCCAGGCGGTTCCGCTGGCCTATGCTATCGATGCTGAGGCATGTATCGGTTGCGGCCTGTGCGAGAACATGTGTATTGCCAAGGCCATAAAATATGATGACACCAAACGTGAAACCAAAATCAAGGTGGGCTCTGTCGTTCTGGCTGCCGGAAGCCAGGGGTATGATCCGTCCGGTCTGGATTATCTGGGATACGGAAAATATCCCAACGTGGTTACCAGTGAAGGCTTTGAGAGGATTCTGTCGGCCGGAGGCCCCTATTTCGGCCACGTCATGCGGCCGCTGGACCGGGAAGAGCCCAAAAGCATCGCGTGGCTCCAGTGCATCGGATCGCGGGATACCAACCGCTGCGGTAACGGCTACTGCTCTTCGGTATGCTGCATGTACGCCGTAAAAGAGGCCATGATTGCCAAGGAGCATATACACGGCGAGCTGGATTGCGCCATCTTTAACATGGATATGCGGACGGCCGGCAAGGATTATGAAAAATATTTCCTGCGTGCCAGAGATAATGAAGGGATTCGTTTTGTCAAGGCCAGGGTCCATACCATCACTGAAATTCCTGAAACCGGCGATCTGATTTTAAAATATACCGATGAAGCCGGTGCCATGCAGGAAGAAATTTTCAGTATGGTCGTGCTGTCGGTCGGCCTTCAGATTCCGGATTCATCGGCCGATCTTGCCAAACGTCTGGGCGTAGAACTCAACCGATACAACTTTGTGGAAACCAGTCCCTTTGCACCGGTGGCCACATCGCGTCCGGGGATCTATACCTGCGGTGTATTTCAAGGTCCCAAGGATATTCCGGGCTCGGTCACGGAAGCCAGCGCTGCTGCCTGCATGGCCGGTTCGCATGTTGCAGAAGCCCGGGGCAAAGATATCACCACCGTTGAAATCCCCGCAGAGATCGATGTTACCCAGCAGGAGCCGCGTATCGGTGTCTTTGTCTGTAACTGCGGTATCAATATCGGCGGGATTGTGGATGTCACCGCGGTTCAGAACTATGCGGCAACACTGCCCCATGTCGTATTTAGCGACCAGAATCTTTTTACCTGCAGCCAGGATACCCAGGAACAGATAAAGGAGAAGATCGTAGAGCACAAACTCAACCGCGTGGTGGTCGCCTCCTGCAGCCCCAAGACCCATGAGCAGATGTTCATGGAAACCCTTGAGGCCTGCGGTATCAACAAGTACCTGTTTGAAATGGCCAACATTCGCAACCAGAATTCGTGGATACATTCCAAGACTCCCGAAGCGGCTACCCAAAAAGCCAAAGACCTTGTACGGATGTCTGTGGCCAGGGCCGCCAGGTTAAGAACGCTTAGAGAAAAAATTGTTCCGATTATCAAGCAGGCGCTGGTGATCGGCGGCGGTGTTGCCGGTATGAATGCGTCTTTGAGTCTTGCCGAACAGGGATTCGAGGTCGTTCTGCTCGAAAAGGAAGCCCAGCTTGGCGGTTTTTCGCGCAAGCTGCACCATACCATTGAGGGAGAAGATGTTCGGGCGTATCTTGAAAAACTGATCGAAGAAGTGACGAACAACGCAAAGATCAAGGTTCTCAAAGAAGCCCGGATTGTCGGGTTCGAAGGTTTCAAGGGCAACTTTGCAACAGAGGTTGAAGTCGGTCCTGAAAAAAATAAGCAGACCGTAAAACACGGCATTATTATTGTCGCCACCGGCGCAAAGGAATACTCGCCCACGGAATATCTCTATCCGGACAACGACCGGGTGGTTACCCAGGTGGAACTGAGCGATCTATTGGAAGAAAAAGGCACGGCTGATCTTGACAGTGTCGTCATGATCCAGTGTGTCGGCTCCCGCAATGACGAGAATGTTGAATGTTCGCGCATATGCTGCCAGAGCGCCGTAAAAAATGCGCTGCATATCAAGAGACTCAATCCGGATGCCCAGGTGTATGTGCTGTACAGGGACATCCGGACATACGGTCTGCTCGAGGATTTTTATACCGAGGCCAGAAACAAAGGGGTAATTTTCATTCGATTTGATCGGGAAGCACCGCCGGACGTCAAAACCTCATCCGGTGGCGATCTTCTGGTTACGGTCAAAGATCATATCCTCCAGCAGGACGTGGAGATACGGGCCGATCTTTTAGCGCTGAGCGCAGGTATGGTGGCTGAAGATACCGAGGAACTGAGCTATATCATGAAGCTGAATCGCAACCCGGACGGCTACTTCATCGAAGCGCATGTTAAACTTCGACCGGTGGATATGCCGGGAGAAGGTATTTTTCTGTGCGGTTCCGCCCACGGGCCCAAGCTGATTTCAGAGGCGATTTCCCAGGCCCAGGCAGCGGCGTCCAGAGCCATGACATTGCTGGCCAAGTCGGAGATCAAGCTTTCGGCCATTACGGCCAAGGTGGATACCGATCATTGTGTCAGGTGTTTGACCTGTGTGCGCATGTGCCCCTTTGATGTGCCGGTCTTTAATGAAAAGGAAAAAGTCATAGAAATCAATGAGGCGATTTGCCATGGATGCGGCGTATGCGCCTGTGTCTGTCCCAGGCAGACCATTCAGTTAAGTTATTATGAAGACGATCAAATATTGAGCAAAATAGATGCGTTGCTTGCGGAGGGTATGTGA